In Glycine max cultivar Williams 82 chromosome 15, Glycine_max_v4.0, whole genome shotgun sequence, the DNA window TGCTCAAGAGTGAGCCCAAAGTAGACGTAGTTAAACTTCAGATATTTTCCTTCTACACGTGTCCATATTTGAATATCTTCTACATGTGTTTACCATATCTTGATATTTTCCTtctgttttttcattttagagGATTTCAATTTAAACTATGAGAATCTGTTGTCTGTTGGCACTTGTTCTGCTCAATTTAAACCTACTTGTCcatatttgttaaataattcACATTTCTCTGGTAGTATGACTATGAGgtgaatagtgttttttttctaatatataatCTGTACATCAGGGGATGttaagtttaaatgtgatgttAAACATATGTTTGATGGTAAGATTTTAcatggaaagaaaagaaagtataaaaaaaataagttatataatgtttataaaatgGACAACAAATTagcatattaaatatatattaatatattgattttaagAGCTTTTCCTAATGGCATCCGCTACAGACAATTTACTTGTTGTCAAATCCAAATGGAACTATGAAGCTTTATGAGTTTGTAGTGATATTTGGATACTTCATGCTGATTTTGGCTCAAATGCCACATATTAATCTGGTGTCTTTGGTCATGTGCTTATCCTACGGTGCTTGTGCTACTGCAACTTCCATATATATTGGTATTTTCTTTCCCCTCATTAATAATCCAATTAACTAATTAGCACCTATGCTTGCAAttgagtgcatttttttttctgaattttctCAAAATGTCTACTGAATCAGGAAAATCATCAAATGGGCCAGAAAAGTATTACTCTTTAATAGGTGACACAACAAATCGCTTATTTGGAATCTTTAATGCCATTCCCATCGTTGCCAACACTTATGGTTGCAGAATAGTTCCAGAAATTCAGGTTAGAAACAATCAAATGTGTTCACTCTAACATATAGAACTTGTTAATGCTAC includes these proteins:
- the LOC100790137 gene encoding GABA transporter 1-like, with amino-acid sequence MKLYEFVVIFGYFMLILAQMPHINLVSLVMCLSYGACATATSIYIGKSSNGPEKYYSLIGDTTNRLFGIFNAIPIVANTYGCRIVPEIQATLAPPVEGKMLKGLCVCYVVVALSFLSIAISGYWAFGYQAAGLIFSNFVDDYSKPLAPKWLIYLPNIFTIAQLLANGVLDAT